A part of Chroococcidiopsis sp. TS-821 genomic DNA contains:
- a CDS encoding MFS transporter, translated as MRTFTILWSGQMASAIGTEMTQFALTIWIWQATQETTAIALISFFFQLPQILIALFAGLIIDRFSRKYLMIFSDVVVALCTLLIGLLYSTQTLQLWHLYSLAIAYGCCGQIQTLAFTASISSIVPKQHYARVTSLKTLVNYSSAIIAPALVGLLYPTVGLLGIIAIDIATFAVGIFTVFLIHIPQTFDLEATTLTSKTIWKQLTWGIRYILARPSLQAMTIVFCLFLFTYHMSETLYQPLILARTGGSAQVLSTVVIAAGIGGVVGAVGLSIFGGFQRQVRGMLLGFVGTGVGSIVLGLGRVPSIWIGAQFFAALNIPLVYSSSYAVWYAKVKPDIQGRVLAAAHTIGLIVGAVASLVAGPLADQLELTMTSGGWIASIFAPLVGTGSGAGIALLYITISLCMVLIGVGGFAFPTLRNAEDLLPDYDRDREETKSHS; from the coding sequence GTGCGTACCTTCACAATTCTCTGGAGCGGGCAGATGGCATCTGCGATTGGGACGGAAATGACCCAATTTGCGCTCACAATTTGGATTTGGCAAGCAACACAAGAGACAACAGCGATCGCGCTGATTAGTTTCTTCTTTCAGCTACCGCAAATCTTGATTGCGCTGTTTGCAGGTTTAATTATCGATCGCTTCAGTCGCAAGTACTTAATGATTTTCAGCGATGTAGTTGTGGCGCTGTGTACGCTTTTGATTGGGCTATTGTACTCCACCCAAACTTTGCAACTTTGGCATCTTTATAGTTTAGCGATCGCCTACGGCTGCTGCGGACAAATTCAAACCTTAGCTTTTACTGCATCAATTTCATCAATTGTGCCCAAGCAGCACTACGCCCGCGTCACCAGTCTGAAGACTCTCGTCAACTATAGTTCTGCAATTATTGCGCCAGCTTTAGTTGGTCTTTTGTATCCCACAGTCGGTTTACTCGGCATCATTGCGATTGATATTGCCACATTTGCGGTGGGAATCTTTACCGTATTTTTAATCCATATTCCCCAAACGTTTGATTTAGAAGCCACAACACTGACAAGTAAAACAATTTGGAAACAACTGACATGGGGTATCCGCTATATCTTAGCTAGACCTAGCCTACAAGCAATGACAATCGTTTTCTGCTTATTTTTATTTACCTACCACATGAGCGAAACCTTGTATCAGCCATTGATTCTGGCACGCACAGGTGGAAGTGCGCAGGTATTAAGTACAGTTGTCATTGCAGCGGGTATCGGCGGTGTTGTTGGGGCAGTGGGTTTAAGCATTTTTGGTGGCTTTCAGCGCCAAGTACGCGGGATGTTGCTGGGGTTTGTGGGCACTGGCGTGGGTAGTATTGTCTTAGGATTAGGGCGCGTACCGAGTATATGGATTGGCGCGCAGTTCTTTGCGGCGTTGAATATTCCGCTCGTGTATAGTTCGAGTTATGCAGTGTGGTATGCCAAGGTTAAACCAGATATTCAGGGGCGAGTTTTAGCCGCTGCGCACACCATTGGTTTAATTGTGGGTGCAGTTGCAAGTTTAGTCGCAGGACCTTTAGCTGACCAATTGGAACTGACAATGACTTCAGGAGGGTGGATAGCGTCGATATTTGCACCGCTAGTAGGAACAGGTTCCGGCGCTGGCATTGCCTTGTTGTACATTACGATCTCACTTTGTATGGTTTTGATCGGTGTGGGCGGTTTTGCATTTCCCACGCTACGCAACGCCGAAGATCTGTTACCTGACTACGATCGCGATCGCGAAGAAACAAAATCTCATTCCTAA
- a CDS encoding 3-oxoacyl-[acyl-carrier-protein] synthase III C-terminal domain-containing protein produces MTTPSVGIRSLAISFPQTTRTNDYWLAKFPQLGNQTQRQARLPQLTSSENGLDIWLQEVAPYLSDPFRGSVGRRVLASNESSLTLECRAAQAALSSAQLTADEVDLAIVASLFPDTVGPGLAALLARELGLRCPAWNLESTCASALIALQTAQAFIQTGVYHRVLIVVSHIGSRCVNDEDTLSWSMGDGAGAFIVGSVKPNQGILSTKIVSTSTTYGAYVHELVVDAQGKPRIQTRTGENASSLAETAVDCIRHCCQEAVKAAGVSLDQISVFAVNTPTAWYASVCAKALGIDPQRVMNLYPLYANIGPVYSVANLYHAVTTGKLGKDDLVLVYANGAGATAAATVMRWGDVAISSTDDSSTIAQQATSVVATPPHVDPVRLPAAVNPEERYAFLEAYLCEWLAHSTQRASAQLHSHVLLSTLLDSLLAIALRSRIESDLKVRVPMEKFFGETTIADLVKFLCDQLVVTEIVNSKTATSTSAREIVHL; encoded by the coding sequence ATGACAACGCCATCGGTCGGTATTCGCTCACTGGCAATTAGCTTTCCCCAAACAACTCGCACCAACGACTATTGGTTGGCAAAATTTCCGCAATTAGGCAATCAAACACAACGACAAGCTAGGCTACCGCAGCTTACATCAAGCGAAAATGGGCTTGATATCTGGTTACAAGAAGTCGCTCCATATCTTAGCGATCCTTTTCGGGGTAGCGTTGGGCGGCGCGTGTTGGCGAGTAACGAATCGTCACTGACGCTAGAATGTCGTGCAGCACAAGCAGCACTTTCATCAGCGCAACTGACAGCAGATGAAGTTGATTTAGCGATCGTTGCTTCACTCTTTCCCGATACAGTAGGTCCAGGATTAGCGGCTTTGCTAGCAAGGGAACTAGGATTGCGTTGCCCTGCTTGGAATTTAGAATCGACTTGCGCAAGTGCGTTGATTGCGTTGCAAACGGCTCAAGCATTCATTCAGACTGGAGTTTATCATCGTGTCTTAATCGTTGTCTCGCATATTGGTTCGCGTTGTGTCAACGACGAAGATACGCTTTCATGGTCGATGGGTGACGGTGCGGGAGCATTTATTGTAGGCTCTGTCAAACCAAATCAAGGCATTCTCAGTACCAAAATTGTATCGACATCTACAACGTATGGAGCGTACGTACATGAATTAGTCGTTGATGCCCAAGGTAAACCGCGTATTCAAACTCGTACAGGCGAAAACGCGAGTAGCTTAGCCGAAACTGCGGTTGATTGTATCCGCCATTGCTGTCAAGAAGCAGTCAAAGCCGCAGGCGTAAGTCTCGATCAAATTAGCGTGTTTGCTGTCAATACACCAACTGCCTGGTATGCAAGCGTCTGTGCCAAAGCCCTTGGTATTGATCCGCAGCGCGTGATGAATCTTTACCCGCTGTACGCAAATATAGGTCCAGTATACTCGGTTGCTAATCTTTATCACGCTGTTACCACAGGTAAGCTTGGTAAAGATGATTTGGTATTGGTATACGCTAACGGTGCTGGGGCGACAGCTGCGGCGACTGTTATGCGTTGGGGAGATGTTGCTATAAGTTCAACAGATGATTCATCAACAATTGCACAGCAAGCGACATCAGTGGTAGCAACACCGCCGCATGTGGATCCTGTGCGATTACCAGCTGCTGTTAACCCAGAAGAACGCTATGCGTTTTTGGAAGCTTATCTGTGCGAGTGGCTAGCACACTCTACCCAGCGTGCGTCGGCTCAACTTCATTCTCACGTATTGTTGAGTACATTGCTTGATTCTTTACTAGCGATCGCCTTGCGCAGTCGCATTGAAAGTGATTTAAAAGTGCGAGTTCCGATGGAAAAATTCTTTGGAGAGACAACGATCGCCGATCTCGTAAAATTTTTGTGCGATCAATTAGTCGTGACAGAAATTGTGAACTCCAAAACGGCAACTTCAACCTCAGCGCGGGAAATTGTGCATTTGTAA
- a CDS encoding type I polyketide synthase: MSNQNGLEIAVIGLSGRFPGSKNIEEFWNNLAAGIELISTFTDDTQPANAIAKVGGVLSDVDQFDAAFFGFNPREAEAMDPQHRLFLECAWEALENAGYSTDADKSIGVFAGVGMGTYLLYNLSPNQEFMASRGFLQTLVGVDKDYLPTRVSYKLNLTGPSISVGTACSSSLVAVHLACQSLLSGECDMALAAGVAVKVPQNELTLSPDEIASPDGHCRAFDCRANGTVGGNGVGVVVLKRLEDAIADRDCIYAVIKGSAINNDGALKVGYTAPSEAGQTRAIRTAQMIAEVEPETISYMETHGTGTTLGDPIEIAAMTQAFRESTNQKQFCAIGSVKTNIGHLDAAAGIAGLIKTILALYHQQIPPSLNFETPNPQINFAESPFYVNTQLREWKSNGNPRRAGVSSFGFGGTNAHVVLEEAPVLPKQTTQGYQLLTLSAKTATALTQATLNLRDRLRQSPEINLADVAYTLQIGRRSFDYRRMVVAQTVEEAIQALDDPQRIVTGYTQASDRAVIFMFPGQGSQYVNMARELYNSEPLFQAECDRQFAILAQHNIDLRQVIYPTTAEAQTTQLGQTAFTQPALFVIEYALAKLWMSWGVQPRAMIGHSIGEYVAACLAGVFSLEDALKLVAVRGQLMQQQPPGAMLAVHLSALDVQPFLHASLSLAASNSPHLCVVSGTIEAIQNLKRELTAKKIESRLLHTSHAFHSAMMESVVTPFLKQFESIRLNPPQIPFISNVTGTWIAATAANPQYWAQHLRQTVQFSQGIAELLNLPDPIFLEVGPGSTLSTLTKQQAAQSVFASLPHPKAQSGDCATRSTGGDREFLLQTVGKLWLEGVAIDWASFYARQQRHRVPLPTYPFERQRYWIEPPQASSSSAVATRKTDIADWFYIPSWKRSPIPQIINNKQKQCWLIFADRNNVATAIAQRLQQQEHQVILVYAGESYSHHDNVYTLHPGDREHYQTLIQEVLARDEAPIIAHLWTLAELSFDESQTLGFYSLLYLAQALGQHQSPTIPIHVVSSNIQEVIGTEEIHPAKATVLGACQVIAQEYVNLTCRHIDVLPSPDINQMIAEMRSPATEPQVAYRGNYRWIPTYEPLRLETVEPALRTQGVYLITGGLGEIGLAVAEYLAHTVQAKLVLVSRSPLPPRQEWERWCKDAQDPISVKLQKIQALEAIGAEVLVLSADVADATEMQAVMTRVEQTFGQIHGIFHTAGVAGDGIVQLKTAETAANVMRPKVQGTLVLSQYQPLDFLVLFSSLSAIQGGVGQVDYCAANCFLDAFARSRAQQRVISINWDMWQIGMGAQKIAELPDALKQERLAALKTGIAPQEGIEALHRILQSRCNQVIVSPKDWQTNPKQERIAVDTSVNTVDTPSNHARSLPTTYIAPSNEIEQQIAALWQEQLGIERVGVNDNFFELGGHSLLAVRIVSRLRELYSVDLSLRVLLSEAPTVAGLASAIAAQLQPDDSDEMTRLLAEIENLSLDEVQAQLASQQNL, encoded by the coding sequence ATGAGCAATCAAAATGGTTTAGAAATTGCAGTTATTGGCTTATCTGGAAGGTTTCCAGGGAGCAAGAATATTGAAGAATTTTGGAACAATTTAGCAGCAGGAATTGAATTAATTTCTACTTTTACAGACGATACACAACCTGCAAATGCGATCGCTAAAGTTGGTGGCGTGTTATCAGACGTCGATCAATTTGATGCGGCATTTTTTGGTTTTAATCCCCGCGAAGCGGAAGCAATGGACCCGCAACATCGCCTCTTTTTAGAATGTGCTTGGGAAGCACTCGAAAATGCTGGTTACAGTACCGATGCGGATAAATCGATTGGCGTGTTTGCTGGCGTAGGGATGGGAACGTACCTGTTGTATAACCTCAGCCCCAACCAGGAATTCATGGCATCGCGAGGTTTTTTGCAAACATTAGTGGGAGTTGATAAAGATTACTTACCTACGCGAGTTTCCTACAAATTAAATCTCACAGGACCAAGCATAAGTGTCGGGACAGCGTGTTCAAGTTCGTTAGTCGCGGTGCATTTGGCGTGTCAAAGTCTACTCAGTGGCGAATGCGATATGGCTTTAGCGGCGGGAGTTGCTGTTAAAGTACCGCAAAACGAATTAACGTTATCTCCCGATGAAATTGCTTCTCCTGATGGGCATTGTCGCGCGTTTGACTGTCGGGCAAATGGTACAGTTGGCGGCAATGGCGTTGGAGTCGTTGTTTTGAAGCGGCTTGAAGATGCGATCGCCGATCGCGACTGTATTTATGCTGTCATCAAAGGTTCTGCAATTAATAACGACGGCGCGCTGAAAGTAGGCTACACCGCACCGAGTGAGGCGGGGCAAACACGCGCGATCCGCACGGCGCAAATGATTGCTGAAGTGGAACCGGAAACGATTTCCTACATGGAAACGCACGGTACAGGAACAACATTAGGCGATCCGATTGAAATTGCCGCAATGACGCAAGCGTTTCGCGAGTCAACAAACCAAAAACAGTTTTGCGCGATCGGTTCAGTGAAAACGAATATCGGACATCTCGACGCCGCAGCAGGAATTGCAGGTTTAATTAAAACGATTCTGGCACTGTATCACCAGCAAATTCCCCCTAGTCTTAACTTTGAGACTCCCAATCCGCAGATTAATTTTGCCGAAAGTCCGTTTTACGTCAATACTCAGTTGCGCGAGTGGAAATCTAACGGCAATCCCCGTCGTGCGGGAGTCAGTTCGTTTGGGTTCGGTGGTACAAACGCCCATGTCGTACTAGAAGAAGCTCCTGTTTTACCCAAACAGACAACTCAGGGATATCAACTTTTAACGTTATCGGCTAAAACAGCGACAGCGTTAACGCAAGCAACGCTGAATCTGCGCGATCGCCTTCGTCAATCACCTGAAATCAATTTAGCTGATGTTGCTTATACGCTGCAAATCGGTCGTCGCTCTTTCGATTATCGGCGGATGGTTGTCGCGCAAACTGTAGAAGAAGCAATTCAAGCACTCGACGATCCGCAGCGGATTGTTACAGGTTATACGCAAGCAAGCGATCGCGCTGTCATTTTTATGTTTCCTGGACAAGGTTCGCAATACGTCAACATGGCGCGGGAACTTTACAACAGCGAACCGTTGTTTCAAGCTGAATGCGATCGCCAATTTGCTATCCTTGCGCAACACAATATAGATTTACGTCAAGTCATCTATCCTACTACGGCAGAAGCTCAAACAACGCAACTAGGGCAAACTGCCTTTACTCAACCTGCACTCTTTGTCATTGAGTATGCACTAGCAAAACTGTGGATGTCTTGGGGCGTACAACCGAGGGCGATGATTGGACACAGTATTGGCGAATATGTCGCGGCGTGTCTTGCTGGAGTTTTTTCACTCGAAGATGCGCTGAAATTGGTTGCAGTACGCGGACAACTGATGCAGCAACAGCCTCCTGGCGCAATGCTTGCTGTTCATTTATCTGCCCTAGATGTACAACCATTCTTACACGCATCACTCTCGCTGGCGGCGAGTAATAGCCCACACCTGTGCGTCGTTTCTGGAACAATTGAGGCAATCCAAAACCTAAAACGCGAATTAACTGCTAAGAAAATTGAGAGTCGCTTGTTGCATACTTCCCATGCGTTTCATTCAGCGATGATGGAAAGCGTTGTCACACCTTTCTTAAAACAGTTCGAGTCGATTCGCCTTAACCCGCCACAAATTCCGTTTATCTCAAACGTAACAGGTACGTGGATCGCAGCCACAGCTGCAAATCCACAATACTGGGCACAGCATTTGCGGCAAACAGTCCAATTTTCCCAAGGAATTGCTGAACTATTAAATCTCCCCGACCCGATTTTTCTAGAAGTTGGACCAGGCTCGACACTTAGCACTTTAACAAAACAACAAGCTGCACAAAGTGTTTTTGCGTCTTTACCGCATCCCAAGGCACAATCAGGCGATTGCGCTACGCGCAGCACCGGAGGCGATCGCGAATTTCTTTTGCAAACAGTAGGAAAACTTTGGCTAGAAGGTGTTGCGATCGATTGGGCTAGCTTCTACGCACGCCAGCAACGTCACCGCGTACCGCTACCGACGTATCCTTTTGAACGTCAGCGATATTGGATTGAACCACCCCAAGCATCGTCAAGCAGCGCTGTGGCGACACGTAAAACGGACATCGCCGACTGGTTTTATATCCCGTCGTGGAAGCGTTCGCCTATACCACAAATTATCAACAACAAGCAAAAGCAATGTTGGTTGATCTTTGCCGATCGCAACAACGTAGCCACAGCGATCGCCCAACGACTACAGCAACAAGAACATCAAGTTATTCTGGTGTATGCCGGTGAAAGTTATAGTCACCACGATAATGTTTACACGCTTCATCCAGGCGATCGCGAACACTATCAAACTCTAATTCAAGAAGTCCTTGCTCGCGACGAAGCCCCAATCATTGCGCATCTGTGGACGCTTGCAGAGCTTTCGTTTGACGAATCGCAAACGCTGGGATTTTACAGTTTACTTTATTTAGCGCAAGCTTTGGGACAACACCAAAGTCCGACAATTCCAATTCACGTTGTTTCAAGCAATATTCAAGAAGTTATTGGCACTGAGGAGATCCACCCTGCAAAAGCAACTGTACTCGGAGCGTGTCAAGTCATTGCGCAAGAATACGTTAATCTGACTTGTCGGCATATTGATGTTCTTCCTTCACCAGATATCAACCAAATGATTGCAGAAATGCGATCGCCTGCAACGGAACCTCAAGTTGCTTATCGCGGCAATTACCGTTGGATTCCTACCTACGAACCGCTGCGTTTAGAAACTGTTGAGCCAGCATTGCGGACTCAAGGCGTGTACCTGATTACCGGAGGACTAGGAGAAATCGGCTTAGCCGTTGCCGAATATCTTGCCCACACGGTTCAAGCCAAACTCGTATTAGTTAGCCGTTCACCGCTACCACCGCGTCAAGAGTGGGAACGCTGGTGCAAAGATGCACAAGACCCGATATCTGTCAAGCTCCAAAAAATTCAAGCCTTGGAAGCGATCGGCGCTGAAGTTCTCGTTTTAAGTGCTGACGTTGCCGATGCAACAGAAATGCAAGCTGTCATGACGCGCGTCGAGCAAACCTTCGGTCAAATTCACGGCATTTTTCATACCGCAGGTGTTGCAGGCGATGGCATCGTTCAACTCAAAACGGCTGAAACTGCGGCTAATGTGATGCGACCGAAAGTGCAAGGTACGCTGGTGCTGAGTCAATATCAACCGCTTGATTTTCTCGTGCTGTTCTCGTCGTTGAGTGCGATTCAAGGCGGTGTGGGACAAGTTGACTATTGTGCAGCAAACTGCTTTCTCGATGCCTTTGCGCGATCGCGCGCCCAACAACGCGTCATATCAATTAACTGGGATATGTGGCAAATCGGTATGGGAGCGCAAAAAATTGCTGAACTGCCCGATGCGCTCAAGCAAGAGCGTTTGGCAGCACTCAAGACAGGGATCGCTCCTCAAGAAGGAATCGAGGCATTACATCGCATTCTCCAAAGTCGTTGCAATCAAGTCATAGTCTCGCCGAAAGATTGGCAAACCAACCCCAAACAAGAGCGCATTGCAGTTGATACTTCAGTCAATACTGTTGATACACCATCAAATCATGCGCGATCGCTACCGACAACTTATATTGCTCCTAGCAACGAAATAGAGCAACAAATAGCGGCACTTTGGCAAGAACAACTCGGAATCGAACGCGTAGGAGTCAACGATAATTTCTTCGAGTTAGGCGGACATTCATTACTAGCAGTAAGAATCGTGTCGCGGTTGCGTGAATTATATTCCGTTGATTTGTCACTGCGGGTATTACTTTCAGAAGCACCTACTGTCGCAGGCTTAGCAAGTGCGATCGCTGCACAATTGCAACCAGATGACTCGGACGAAATGACTCGCCTCCTTGCCGAAATTGAAAATTTATCCCTCGATGAAGTGCAAGCGCAGTTGGCATCACAACAGAATTTGTAA
- a CDS encoding non-ribosomal peptide synthetase — translation MNNLHSLLNLLANSDIKLSVDGDALRVDAPQGKLTAELRDLLVQHKAELLALLQQHNSSTLVNDLPAIAPAPELRYEPFPLTDMQHAFWIGRSGVLELGHVSNHGYYEIEGHNLDVARLNTALQRLIARHDMLRAIVLPDGQQQILKDVPPYQLKVLNLRGQDRETVATQLEAIRQEMSHQVLPADRFPLFDFRATCLDGDKVRLHISYDLLVFDAWSLFRLFEEWFELYQNPECTLPPLELSFRDYVLAEQSLVQTQLYQRSQFFWLNRIDKLPPAPSLPLAKNPKELKQHRCQRYNARMEASDWQQLKQKATNFGLTPTGALLAAFAEILTLWSSPQFTLNLALFNRLPMHPQVNNILGDFTSVTLLAVDNSKHESFRDRALQIQKQLWQDLEHRYFSGVRVTRELTRRQGGTPNALPVIFTSTLGFAGIGQETLTFSHFGELVYGISQASQAWIDVQVWEEKDTLTFNWDVVEGLFPDGLIADMFATYSRFLQQLANSEAAWYETTRELPPHQLAQRNAINATDAPIPDVLLHELFINQVRQNPDRPAVIASQRTLSYQELCDRANHIAHQLRSSGAVPNQLIGIVMDKGWEQIVAVMGILMAGAAYVPIDPKLPAERLAYLLKNSEVKIVLTQSWLDEKLPWLEGIQRLCVDDALVHHQEVLASVQTPDDLAYVIYTSGSTGLPKGVMITHRNVANVVVYTNQRFGINASDRILALTALNHDLSVYDIFGLLSAGGALVIPDACLVKDPHHWAKLIQREQVTLWNSVPAMMEMLVNSLGDFSATLSSLRLAILGGDWLPVSLPNRLKAIVPDIKLLSIGGPTETTIWNIGYEVNAVDPSWKSIPYGQPMTNTKYYILNEALEDCPVWVPGEMYCAGVQLAKGYWKDEQKTKAHFIAHPRTGERLYRTGDLGRYLPDGNIEFLGRVDFQIKIRGYRIEAGEIEAALMQHSGVKAAVVKAVDAARLVAYVVPHTTPPTVDELSQFLSNKLPDYMIPAVFLFLDALPLSANGKIDRKALPTPDVASSTRRTYAAPQTEIEQAIATVFQEVLSLDKVGVTDNFFDLGANSLLITTIYRKLATVLPTEIQSISIIDLFNYPTIRTLAQRLNQSQKTDENERRNHASQKLIQGKNRIKQKFEKSRISK, via the coding sequence ATGAACAATTTGCATTCACTGCTGAACTTACTAGCAAACAGCGACATTAAATTATCAGTTGATGGAGATGCATTGCGCGTTGATGCTCCGCAAGGGAAATTGACGGCAGAATTACGCGATTTACTCGTGCAACACAAAGCTGAACTGCTCGCACTGTTGCAGCAACATAATAGCAGTACACTTGTGAATGATTTGCCAGCGATCGCGCCCGCGCCAGAGTTACGTTATGAACCGTTTCCCTTGACTGATATGCAACACGCCTTTTGGATCGGGCGCAGTGGCGTGTTAGAACTCGGTCATGTCTCCAATCACGGTTATTACGAAATTGAAGGTCACAATCTTGATGTAGCGCGACTCAACACCGCGTTGCAACGATTAATTGCGCGACACGATATGCTGCGGGCTATTGTGCTACCTGACGGACAACAGCAAATTCTTAAAGATGTACCGCCTTATCAACTCAAAGTTTTGAACTTAAGAGGACAAGATCGAGAAACTGTTGCGACGCAGCTAGAAGCAATTCGTCAAGAAATGTCGCATCAAGTTTTACCCGCCGATCGATTTCCGCTGTTTGACTTTCGCGCAACGTGCTTAGATGGCGATAAAGTTCGGTTACACATTAGCTACGATCTCCTTGTGTTTGACGCTTGGAGTTTGTTTCGTTTATTTGAAGAATGGTTTGAGCTTTATCAAAATCCTGAATGCACTTTGCCACCGTTGGAACTTTCGTTTCGCGATTATGTTCTGGCTGAGCAATCACTTGTGCAAACACAACTTTATCAACGATCGCAATTCTTTTGGCTCAACCGCATCGACAAGTTACCACCTGCACCCAGCTTACCTTTAGCTAAAAACCCGAAAGAACTCAAACAACACCGTTGCCAACGCTACAACGCGCGCATGGAAGCCTCAGACTGGCAACAACTCAAACAAAAAGCCACAAACTTTGGTCTGACGCCAACAGGAGCCTTACTTGCGGCGTTTGCCGAAATTTTAACGCTGTGGAGTAGCCCGCAATTTACGCTGAATTTAGCATTGTTTAATCGCTTGCCGATGCATCCGCAAGTGAATAATATCTTGGGCGACTTCACGTCGGTAACACTTTTAGCCGTCGATAACTCAAAGCATGAATCATTTCGCGATCGCGCATTGCAAATTCAAAAGCAACTTTGGCAAGACTTAGAACATCGTTACTTTAGTGGCGTGCGCGTCACCCGCGAACTCACACGCCGACAAGGTGGCACACCGAATGCATTGCCAGTCATTTTTACAAGTACGTTGGGTTTTGCTGGAATTGGGCAGGAAACATTAACTTTTAGTCATTTTGGCGAGTTGGTTTACGGTATTAGCCAAGCCTCACAAGCGTGGATTGATGTCCAAGTTTGGGAAGAAAAAGACACCTTGACTTTCAACTGGGATGTCGTCGAAGGTTTATTTCCTGATGGGTTAATCGCCGATATGTTTGCGACGTACAGCCGCTTTCTGCAACAACTGGCAAATTCTGAAGCCGCTTGGTACGAGACAACCCGCGAACTTCCGCCACATCAATTAGCGCAACGCAATGCCATCAACGCCACCGATGCACCGATTCCAGATGTGCTGTTGCACGAACTATTTATCAATCAAGTTCGCCAAAACCCCGATCGCCCAGCGGTGATTGCGTCGCAACGAACGCTGAGTTATCAAGAATTATGCGATCGCGCAAATCACATTGCGCATCAATTGCGTTCTTCTGGCGCTGTTCCCAATCAGCTAATTGGCATTGTCATGGATAAAGGATGGGAACAAATCGTTGCCGTCATGGGCATTTTAATGGCTGGCGCTGCTTACGTTCCGATCGATCCTAAATTACCAGCAGAACGCTTGGCGTATCTCCTCAAAAACAGCGAAGTCAAAATCGTGCTGACGCAATCGTGGTTGGATGAGAAATTACCTTGGCTGGAAGGCATTCAGCGGTTGTGCGTAGATGATGCACTTGTTCATCATCAGGAAGTACTCGCATCAGTTCAAACACCCGACGATCTCGCGTATGTCATCTATACTTCTGGTTCGACAGGCTTGCCCAAAGGCGTGATGATTACGCACCGCAATGTAGCGAATGTGGTAGTTTACACGAATCAACGATTTGGGATAAATGCAAGCGATCGCATTCTCGCATTAACCGCACTCAATCACGACTTATCGGTATATGACATTTTTGGTTTACTCAGTGCTGGCGGCGCGCTTGTGATTCCTGATGCGTGTTTAGTTAAAGATCCGCACCACTGGGCAAAGTTAATTCAACGCGAACAAGTGACGTTGTGGAACTCGGTTCCGGCGATGATGGAAATGTTGGTAAATAGCTTAGGCGATTTTTCAGCAACGCTTTCGAGTTTGCGCTTGGCAATTTTAGGCGGCGATTGGCTACCAGTTTCGCTGCCTAACCGCCTTAAAGCGATCGTACCCGATATTAAATTATTGAGCATTGGTGGACCAACCGAAACGACGATTTGGAATATTGGCTATGAAGTAAATGCGGTCGATCCGAGTTGGAAAAGCATTCCTTACGGTCAGCCGATGACTAATACGAAATACTACATACTAAACGAAGCCTTAGAAGATTGTCCCGTTTGGGTGCCAGGAGAAATGTATTGTGCAGGCGTGCAACTTGCCAAAGGCTACTGGAAAGACGAACAAAAGACAAAGGCTCACTTTATCGCGCATCCACGCACAGGCGAACGACTTTATCGTACTGGCGATCTTGGTCGCTATTTACCCGATGGCAACATTGAATTTTTAGGGCGAGTTGATTTTCAAATCAAAATCCGCGGCTATCGTATCGAAGCTGGAGAAATTGAGGCGGCGTTGATGCAACATTCAGGGGTCAAAGCTGCGGTTGTCAAAGCTGTAGATGCAGCGCGTTTGGTTGCCTATGTCGTACCCCATACAACACCACCAACAGTTGACGAACTCAGTCAGTTTTTGAGCAACAAACTGCCAGATTATATGATACCTGCGGTGTTTCTTTTTCTCGATGCACTGCCACTATCAGCAAATGGCAAAATTGACCGCAAGGCACTACCAACGCCAGATGTCGCCTCATCAACGCGAAGGACGTATGCGGCTCCCCAAACCGAAATTGAGCAGGCGATCGCCACTGTGTTTCAAGAGGTATTATCACTCGACAAGGTAGGAGTCACTGATAACTTTTTTGACCTGGGTGCTAACTCTTTATTAATCACAACAATCTACAGAAAGCTAGCAACAGTTTTACCAACAGAAATTCAATCAATTTCAATTATTGATTTATTTAACTACCCCACAATTAGAACTTTAGCTCAGCGATTAAATCAATCGCAGAAAACTGATGAAAATGAGCGACGCAATCATGCATCGCAAAAATTAATTCAAGGTAAAAATCGAATTAAACAAAAGTTTGAAAAATCAAGAATTTCAAAATAA